CGTTGCCACTGTCTGCTGTTCACTCTTTGTAAACCGGTTTTTAAAAAACAGTGTCGCCAGAGCAATTCCGATCGGCGGAACCATACCTCCAAGCACTGCTCCGAGCAGGACTCTGCTGGATTCTCCCATACTTGCCAGCACCTGATTCAGCCACTCATTGAACGCTCCGACCGGCGGATTGACCACAAATACCATAAGGGCTCCCATTGCCGCGATTCCCAAAAACGGATACAAAAGCATCGGCTTTGTTCCCTCCAGCGCTTTTGGAAGCTTTTCCAGAATTTTCTTTAAACCGAGCATGATCAGTCCTGCCGCAAAACCTGCGATCAGTGCGCCAAAGAAACCAGAAGACACCCAGCCGGCCTCCTCTGCAGCCATTGTCATACCGCTTTTTGCCAGAAGACCTCCTACGATTCCGGGCATCAATGCCGGTCTGTCCGCAAGCGCCATGGCGATATATCCTGCCAGAATCGGGAACATCATTCGCCTTGTTTTCCAGGCTTTCCGCCGCCATATATGTGTGGGCAATCCCTGTGGGACATGCAGTAACTGCCAGTACCCGGTATCCCTCTTCCGGCTGATCCTGCGTCTGTTTTTCTTCTCCGTACTCTTCAGGAAATTTCTTTCTCTCCGCCTCATCAATGTGTGCCAGAAATTCTGTTACATCCGCTGCATCCAGCAGATTTGTCCGAAATTCGTCATCCATTAAAAACATGGAAAGACGGCTGAGTACTTCCAGATGCACATTATATTCTGTATTCGGTGCTGCGATCAAAAAAAATCATATGTACCGGCTGTCCGTCCAGTGCATCATAATCCACACCCTGAGGAACCAGCATCGTAGCAAGACCCGGTGCACTGACGGCATCTGTCTTTGCATGAGGAATGGCAATTCCCCCTCCGATCCCTGTCGTTCCTTCCTCTTCTCTCTTTAACACACCTTCTTTATAACGCTGTAGATCGTTGATATTTCCTCCTTTTGCCATCAGTTCTACCATCTGATCAATGGCCTGTCCCTTACTTTCGGGTGTTCTGGAAAGCTCCACACTTTCTCTCTTCAAAAGATCCGTGATTTTCATACCTTTTCCCTTTCAAATCTGATATTCGCTGTACGGTCTGTCCAGCAGTTTTACAATATCCTCCCTGGATGCCAGCCAGGACTGAAATGCCGTCGCACTTCCCGCTGCAGTTCCAAGCTCCAGTGCACGCTCATAAGAGCCAGTATTGAGATATCCCGCCAGAAATCCTGCCACCATAGAATCTCCGGCACCGACAGAATTTACAACCGTGCCATTGTGCGGCTGCTTTTTGTATATCTCACCGTCTTCTGTCACAAGGATCGCTCCGTCTTTTGCCATAGAAACCAGTACATTTCTTGCACCTCTTTCCTGCAGCTTTTTCGCATGAGCGATGATCTCTTCTTCTGTAGTAAGCGTCGTCTGGAACATTTCTCCAAGTTCATGATTGTTCGGCTTGATCAAAAACGGATGATATTTCAATACATTCAACAGCAGATCTTTTGTAGCATCTACCACAACTTTGACATCCTTATCTTTCAAACACATCAGAATCCATTCATAAATATTCTCCGGCAGAGTCGACGGAATACTGCCCGCCAGAACCAGTACATCTCCTGCCTTCAAGGATTTCAGCTTCTCAAACAACTCCTGGATCGCTGTTTCTGTAATCTTTGGTCCTTGTCCGTTGATCTCTGTCTCCTGTCCTGCGTTGATCTTGACATTGATCCTTGTCTGCCCGTCTGCAAGCGGTATAAAATCTGTCTTTGCGCCAAACTCCAGGAGCATCTCCTGCAATGCTTTTCCTGTGAATCCCGCAGTAAATCCAAATGCTGTACTCTCCAGACCCAGATTGGAAAGGATCACAGAAACATTGACTCCTTTTCCTCCCGGATAAACTGCTTCACTTGTTGTCCGGTTGATTTCTCCCGGCACCAGCTGTTCTGCCTGTACTACATAGTCTAATGATGGATTGAATGTCACTGTATAAATCATGATTCTGCCTCCTCTATATTACTGCATGTTTGAAATACCGGATCACTGATATGATCCGTAATGATCTGTGCATCTTCAAACCTCGCAAATGTGACGGATGATACATGACCGAATTTGCTCGAATCTGCCAGAACATATGCCTCTCTGCATCTCTTCATTGCAGCTTCTTTTACCAGTGCTTCGCTGATATCCGGTGTCGTATACCCTTTCTCCAGATGAATTCCATTCGTGCCAAAGAAGCCTTTTGTAAAGTTATACTTATTCAGCCACTCTACCGCAGCTCCTCCGACTAAAGCCTGTGTATCCTCTTTCAGCTCGCCTCCCGGCAAAAACACCCGGCAGCCTTTTTCTGCCAGACACTTTGCATGCAGAATTCCATTCGTCACATACACGGCCTCCCTCTCTGAAATCGCCTCTGCCAATGACGCTGTGCTCGTTCCTGCATCGATATAAACAAAATCCTCCTGACCGATCAGAGCCGCTGCCAGCTTTGCAATGCTGCGTTTTTCCTCTACATACAGCCCCTCTCTTTCTGAAACCTTTGCATCCTTTGTCGTATATGCCCCATTCAGTACAGTTGCTCCCCCGTGGACTTTCAACAAGGCTCCTCTTTTATGAAGCTGTGTCAGGTCTCTTCTGATCGTAGACTCTGAAGTATCCAGAAGTTCTGTCAGCTCTGTTACAGTCACTGTTTTTTTTTCGTTTACGATCTTAAGAATTTCGCGAAACCGCTCTTCTGCCAGCATTTTCCTCATCCTTTCTTTCATTTTCAATCATTTTCGTTTCCTTTATCCTTATAATATAATCATTTTCAGTCAAAATCAATCGCATTAATCCAAAAAAATATCCAAATCTGATCACTCTGATTTGGATACTTTTACTAAATACTCTATATGTGACTCCTCCGGTACTGCTGTTTCCACTTGTCTGTCAGCTGCTCTGACATCTCCATCTGGATTCCTTCCCGGATTTCTTTCATCTCGCTGCGCAGCTCTGTATTGATCTCCGCATAGGTGTCATTTTTCGTAAGAAGGATATGATATTCCTCCATCGACATATACTTATAAGACGCATACAAATACGGCTTTAACAACTTTGGATCTTCGCAGATCTGATACGCCCTGTCATACATCCGTGCCGCCTGCTGATAGAGGAACATTCTTCCATAGGCAGACCCCAGACTTGCATAGATCTTTCCATAAAACTTGGGATCTGTATTCTCATCCTCCCCTTCATTTAAGATTGCCTGATACACAAGGATCGCTTCTTCCACTTCTCCACTTTCCAGAAGATTGTCTCCTTTGTATTTCTGCCGCTCAATGTCCTTCTGGTTTTTGAGCCGCTCCAGAACATTCTGGATTCGGATCATCTCCGCTTCCTTGTAGATTCCGGAACTCTTCAAAATCGTGAGTACAAATTTTTCCACACTTCCCCGCATCCGGATCACATCCCGAAGCTGGTCTGCAAGCTCCCTTTTCCCGATGTCCTCTTCCAGCCATCCGCACAGCTGCTCGTTCATAATCGTATAATCGATCAGGTAGAGATTATTGCAGAGATAATAGCACAGCTCTTCCATTGTAAATATCTTACAGTGGATCCTCGTAATTTCATACGGATGGGCCGCATGCTGATCATGACATAGAATTAAACTTCCCATCATTTCCTCCTAAATGTATAATCTTCTCTTCCTGAAAATCGGTCGGCGGGAAAAACTCTCCGAATCCTACATCCCGCACCGTGATCTTACATGTTTTTTCATCTAAAAATAACGTCTCGATCTGAAGCCGCATGG
This window of the Mediterraneibacter gnavus ATCC 29149 genome carries:
- the pfkB gene encoding 1-phosphofructokinase — its product is MIYTVTFNPSLDYVVQAEQLVPGEINRTTSEAVYPGGKGVNVSVILSNLGLESTAFGFTAGFTGKALQEMLLEFGAKTDFIPLADGQTRINVKINAGQETEINGQGPKITETAIQELFEKLKSLKAGDVLVLAGSIPSTLPENIYEWILMCLKDKDVKVVVDATKDLLLNVLKYHPFLIKPNNHELGEMFQTTLTTEEEIIAHAKKLQERGARNVLVSMAKDGAILVTEDGEIYKKQPHNGTVVNSVGAGDSMVAGFLAGYLNTGSYERALELGTAAGSATAFQSWLASREDIVKLLDRPYSEYQI
- a CDS encoding DeoR/GlpR family DNA-binding transcription regulator yields the protein MLAEERFREILKIVNEKKTVTVTELTELLDTSESTIRRDLTQLHKRGALLKVHGGATVLNGAYTTKDAKVSEREGLYVEEKRSIAKLAAALIGQEDFVYIDAGTSTASLAEAISEREAVYVTNGILHAKCLAEKGCRVFLPGGELKEDTQALVGGAAVEWLNKYNFTKGFFGTNGIHLEKGYTTPDISEALVKEAAMKRCREAYVLADSSKFGHVSSVTFARFEDAQIITDHISDPVFQTCSNIEEAES